In Tachysurus fulvidraco isolate hzauxx_2018 chromosome 3, HZAU_PFXX_2.0, whole genome shotgun sequence, a single window of DNA contains:
- the snai2 gene encoding zinc finger protein SNAI2 isoform X2: MPVIPQPEVLSPVMYSPITMWTVSDSPPSPLPTDLSPVSGYPSPKDSHEIPRSDEDDHEHDHEQPASITTTTTTNGSDVAEKFRCALCHKSYSTYAGLLKHKQLHCDAHTRKAFSCKYCEKEYVSLGALKMHIRTHTLPCVCKLCGKAFSRPWLLQGHIRTHTGEKPFSCSHCSRAFADRSNLRAHLQTHSDVKKYQCKNCSKTFSRMSLLHKHEESGCCVAH; this comes from the exons ATGCCCGTGATCCCGCAGCCAGAGGTGCTGAGCCCGGTGATGTACAGCCCCATCACCATGTGGACGGTGAGCGACTCTCCGCCGTCGCCACTTCCCACCGACCTCTCGCCTGTGTCTGGATACCCGTCGCCCAAAGACAGCCACGAGATCCCGAGGAGCGACGAGGACGATCACGAACATGATCACGAGCAGCCGGcctccatcaccaccaccaccaccaccaacggCTCGGACGTTGCGGAGAAGTTCCGCTGCGCTCTGTGTCACAAGTCGTACTCGACGTACGCCGGCCTGCTTAAGCACAAGCAGCTGCACTGCGACGCTCACACGCGCAAGGCCTTCAGCTGCAAGTACTGCGAGAAGGAGTACGTTAGCCTCGGTGCGCTCAAAAtgcacatacggacacacacgctGCCGTGCGTCTGCAAGCTGTGCGGCAAGGCTTTCTCACGCCCGTGGCTGCTCCAGGGACAcatccgcacacacacag GCGAGAAGCCGTTCTCGTGTTCCCACTGCAGCCGCGCGTTCGCCGACCGATCCAACCTCAGGGCTCATCTGCAGACGCACTCCGACGTCAAGAAGTACCAGTGCAAGAACTGCTCCAAAACCTTCTCCAGAATGTCTCTCCTGCACAAGCACGAGGAGTCGGGATGCTGCGTCGCCCActga
- the snai2 gene encoding zinc finger protein SNAI2 isoform X1, translating into MPRSFLVKKHFNSAKKPNYSELDCPTAFVSQHLFKSLVMPVIPQPEVLSPVMYSPITMWTVSDSPPSPLPTDLSPVSGYPSPKDSHEIPRSDEDDHEHDHEQPASITTTTTTNGSDVAEKFRCALCHKSYSTYAGLLKHKQLHCDAHTRKAFSCKYCEKEYVSLGALKMHIRTHTLPCVCKLCGKAFSRPWLLQGHIRTHTGEKPFSCSHCSRAFADRSNLRAHLQTHSDVKKYQCKNCSKTFSRMSLLHKHEESGCCVAH; encoded by the exons ATGCCGCGCTCGTTTCTCGTCAAAAAGCATTTCAACTCCGCCAAGAAGCCGAATTACAGCGAACTGGACTGTCCAACAG CGTTCGTGTCTCAGCATCTCTTCAAAAGCCTGGTGATGCCCGTGATCCCGCAGCCAGAGGTGCTGAGCCCGGTGATGTACAGCCCCATCACCATGTGGACGGTGAGCGACTCTCCGCCGTCGCCACTTCCCACCGACCTCTCGCCTGTGTCTGGATACCCGTCGCCCAAAGACAGCCACGAGATCCCGAGGAGCGACGAGGACGATCACGAACATGATCACGAGCAGCCGGcctccatcaccaccaccaccaccaccaacggCTCGGACGTTGCGGAGAAGTTCCGCTGCGCTCTGTGTCACAAGTCGTACTCGACGTACGCCGGCCTGCTTAAGCACAAGCAGCTGCACTGCGACGCTCACACGCGCAAGGCCTTCAGCTGCAAGTACTGCGAGAAGGAGTACGTTAGCCTCGGTGCGCTCAAAAtgcacatacggacacacacgctGCCGTGCGTCTGCAAGCTGTGCGGCAAGGCTTTCTCACGCCCGTGGCTGCTCCAGGGACAcatccgcacacacacag GCGAGAAGCCGTTCTCGTGTTCCCACTGCAGCCGCGCGTTCGCCGACCGATCCAACCTCAGGGCTCATCTGCAGACGCACTCCGACGTCAAGAAGTACCAGTGCAAGAACTGCTCCAAAACCTTCTCCAGAATGTCTCTCCTGCACAAGCACGAGGAGTCGGGATGCTGCGTCGCCCActga